From Deltaproteobacteria bacterium CG11_big_fil_rev_8_21_14_0_20_42_23:
ACACCAATCAAATTCAACAGAACTTCCAATGCGATATGCACCAGAACCAAGCACCATCACTTTTTTCTGCTTTCCACTTTCAAAACTCACATCAGATTCTGCGCCATTATAAGTAGAGTAGAGATAATTGGTTTGAGCAGGATATTCAGCTGCAAGCGTATCAACTTGTTTAATGAAAGGAAGAAGTCCTATTTTTTTTCGAAGCGCTCTCACGTCTGCTTCTTCTTTTTTACAAATCTTTGCAATTTGCTTATCTGAAAAACCAAACTCTTTTGCTTTTTTTAAGAGTGCATTTGAAGTTTCAGTTTTTTCTGAAAAAAGATCCGCTTTTTGTAGCGATTTTTCAATGTTTGCAATGTTATTTAACTTAGAAAGAAACCACGGATCGATTGAAGAAAGCTTGTAAAGCTGATCTATATCTGATCCTGCGAGCAGTGCTTGGTAAACGGCAAAAACCCGTTCATCCGTTGGCGCTGCGATTTCTTGATTGAGGTTTTTAAATTGAATTTGATCTGAAGCCGCAAGTCCATCAACGCCAATCTCTAACATACGAAGGCCTTTTTGAAGCGCTTCCTCAAACTTTCGGCCAATAGCCATAATTTCGCCAACCGACTTCATGCCAGAGCCAAGTTTTTTTGAAACCATGCGGAATTTTTTTAAATCCCATCTTGGAATTTTCACTACAACGTAATCAAGCGCAGGTTCAAAACAAGCTTTCGTAGAACCAGTAACTGAATTTTTAATTTCTAAAAGTGATTTCCCAAGCGCAATTTTTGCAGCCACAAAGGCAAGTGGATATCCCGTTGCTTTTGAAGCTAAAGCGGAACTTCGTGACAGGCGTGCATTGACTTCGATGACACGATATCGTGACGATTTTGGATCTAGCGCAAACTGAACATTGCATTCACCCACAATACCCAAATGTTTTACGGTACGAATAGAAACTTCACGGAGCAAATGGTATTCGTGATTGGTTAACGTTTGCGAAGGTGCCACAACAATACTTTCACCGGTGTGAATTCCCAAAGGATCAAAATTTTCCATATTGCAAACAGCAATACAGTTATCTTCTTTGTCGCGAACAATTTCGTATTCAACTTCTTTCCAGCCTTTGAGTGATTCTTCTACTAAAATTTGATTAGTATACTTGAATGCTGCTGTTATTTTTTCAAGCAAAGCTTTTTCATCTGTACAAACACCAGACCCAAGCCCACCAAGCGCATACGCAATACGCACCATAACGGGATAGCCAATTTCAAGCGCAGCTCTTTTTGCTTCTTCAATATTTGTAGTGGCTTTGCTTTTTGCAATGGAGACATCAATACTTTCAAGCTCACGCGCAAACAATTCTCTGTCTTCAGTCTTGATAATTGTTGAAACTGGAGTTCCTAAAACTTGCACATCATATTTTTTTAAGATGCCCGAACGTTCAAGCTCTACACCGCAGTTGAGCGCTGTTTGCCCTCCAAATGAAAGCAAGATGCCATCGGGTTTTTCTTTTTGAATAATTTTTTCTACGTACTCAGGAGTAACAGGAAGAAAATATACTTCGTCTGCTAATCCTTCAGAAGTTTGAATGGTTGCAATGTTGGGATTTACCAAAACTGTTTTAACACCCTCTTCCTTCAAGGCTTTAATGGCTTGGCTTCCGGAATAGTCAAACTCTCCGGCCTCTCCAATTTTGAGAGCGCCAGAACCAAGTACTAAAACTTTTTCTATTTTCTTTTTCATCTTCTTTTTATCCAAGCATTGAAAGAAACTCATCAAACAAAAATGCGGTATCAACCGGGCCAGGCATGGCTTCGGGATGAAACTGTACACTCATGAAGGGTTTTGTTTTATGTCGAAGCCCTTCGTTTGAGCCATCATTTGCGTTTTCAAACCAAGGTTCCCAATCTGAAGGAAGTGTTTTTTCATCAACGGCATAGCCATGGTTTTGAGATGTGATGTAACATCGCTTCGTCCCAACAACAAAACAGGGCTGGTTTTGCGAGCGATGCCCAAATTTGAGTTTGTACGTTTTTGCACCAACGGCAAGAGACATCAGTTGATTGCCTAAGCAAATTCCAAAAAGAGGTATTTCGGCTTTCAGCACTTTTTGGAGATTTCGAATTGTAGCCTGATTTGCGGTGGGATCGCCAGGACCGTTGGAACATAAAACTCCATCAACATCTAAGCTAGTGACATCGTAGTTCCATGGCACACGAATAACAGTTGCGCCACGTTTCATAAGAGAATGAATGATGGTATTTTTACAACCACAGTCGATAAGTGCTATTCGTTTTTTTCCACCATCGTAGGTAATTGACGTTTTCACACTTACTTCTGAAACAACATGTCTGGATGTCTTTGGCTCAAACACCAAGTTCTTTACCTGCAAAGCTGGAACATTTTTTTCTTGAATTATTTTTGCACGCATCGTCCCTTTACTTCGAAGATGCTTTGTAAGTGCTCGTGTATCCACACCACAGATACCCGGAACTCCTTGCTGCACAAGCCAATCCGAAAGACCAGAATGTGACTGCCAATGATAATGGGTTTCAGAATACTCCGAAACAACAAGCCCAGAAATCTGAACGCGGTCAGATTCGAACCACTCTCGAAGTGCGGTTTGGCTATCGTCGGGAACTCCATAATTTCCAATAAGGGGATAGGTGAGCACCAAGATTTGACCGCGGTAAGATGGATCTGTAAATGACTCTGGATAGCCTACCATGCCGGTATTAAAGACGATTTCGCCAAAAGAATCTGCTGGAGCACCAAAAGAAAAACCAGGAAATATTGTACCGTCTTCAAGAAGAAGTGTGATGGGGGTTTGCTGCGATGTCGACTGATGAAGTAAACTCATTAAATTGCCTGGCCTTCTATGCAAACTGTCTGCATGAGTCAAGTCTTTTCAAAAGAGTTCCAAAAAGAAAAAGGCCACTTTCTTTTTCAAAAAAATGGCCTTTCTTTATGTATGATATTTCCAGATCAATTCAACGGAAAGGCAACGAAAATACTCGCAATTCCTCTTTTCAGAAACAGTCTTACCACCTTCCCTTTTTCTAATTTTTTTATGAGGTCTTTATAAGAGCTCATATTCGTTACTTTAGCTCCATTCATTTCCAACAGAATATCGCCAGATCGTACATCAGCTGCTTCTGCTGAAGAACCTGGTTCAACACGCTCAATCACTACTCCACTTGTTCCCTTTGGAAGTTCATAACGTTGAAAATCACTTTCGGAAAGCGACCTGGTAACAAGGCCCAAGACATCAGCCTTTCCGCCTGATGCAGACGGTGATGCTTCTGCCAATCTTTCATCTTCGTTCATTCCAATTTTTCCTTTCAGCTGGACTTCTTTTCCTTCGCGCAAAACGATGACGTCAACTTCTTTGCCAGGGATAGTGTTTCCAACTGTTAGAGAGAGATCGTAGGGATCATTTATTTTTTGACCATCAAACATCGTGATCACATCGCCTCTTTTAATCCCCAGCTTTGCTGCGGGTGAACCATCAAAGACTTCGGCGATAAGAGCGCCATCTTCGTCTTTGATGCCAAACGACTTTGCCAACTCAGGAGTAATTTCTTGGATGGAAACTCCAAGCCAACCACGAGTTACCTTTCCGTCTTTTTCAAGTTGTGGAGCAATTTGTTTGGCCAAGTTGATAGGGATGGCAAAGCCAATGCCTTGGCCCGTTGCATAAATCATGGTGTTAATGCCAATCACTTCGCCTTTCAAGTTGAAGAGTGGACCGCCACTATTTCCGGGATTAATAGAAGCATCGGTCTGAATAAATTTCGCGTATGGGCCGCCACCAATCACTCTGCCCGTTGCGGAAACAACTCCGACGGTTACGGTTTGCTCCAAGCCAAAAGGATTTCCAATTGCCATGGTCCAGTCTCCAGGCCGCATGGAATCTGAATCTCCCAGGACTGCAGTGGGAAGTTTTGCTTTTTCTTTAATTTTGATTACGGCAACATCTGTTTTTTCGTCTGTACCAACCACGATTGCTTTATATTTTCTTCCATCTTTTAATTTTACTTCAATTTGATCTGCACCACTTATCACGTGATTGTTGGTTAAGATGGTTCCATTTTCTTCGATGATAACACCCGAGCCCAAACTGTTGCGTTTTTCTTCCTCTGGCATTTGATCAAAAAATCTATTGAAGAAATCATTGAAGGGATCGTTTGGTCCAAATTGTCTAAACGGCATTTGACGATTGTTCTTTACGGTGGTTTGCGTTGAAATATTGACAACCGCTGGGCTTACTCGCTCTGCCAAATCTGCAAAAGATGCTGGCCGGTTATCAAACCATGATGCAGGCTTTATTTGCGGAGCAGGAACAGTTTCACTTTTCACCACATCATCAGTTATAGCGGGTTTGATACCGCCAAAATGAGCTAGCGCAAAAATAGTGCCTGCGCTCACCAAACAAGCAATTCCCAACAATGTCAGAAATGAAAATCTTTTTTTCTTCACGGTTTACTCCTTTGTTCAAGATGAAGACTTTGTTGCTTCGACAAAAATCATTCTAAGATTATACAAAATTTCTGAAAGGAATTTTTCCTCATCCTTGTTTAAATTCCCTTTTGTTTTTTCTTCTAGAAGACTTATGACATCAATAGTCTGCCGCGCCAAATCATTATTTTTTTCTTTCTTTCCCGTTGATGGATTTGGAACAATCCCTAAGTGAATCTGTGCGGAAGAAGCTAGGGAAAGAATAAAAGTTGGAAAATCTATAGATCTCAATGCATCTTTGGATGCACCTTGGTAAGCTTCTTCTACCTGCTCTTTTTCCTTGTCGTTGGTCATAATTTTCCTCACTTGATGTAAAATAAAATTTTTTGGAATTTACTGCTCGCAGGCTAGATTGTCAAGAAATGGGCCTTCGCCCCTCCTCTCTGTATGAATCCTCGTTTTAAGAAACTTGTCTGGAATAGCTTGCACTTTTAAACGAGCTCTTTTATGCATCACTCACTGTGAAAAAAACTCTCTCTCTTCTCTTTAGTTTTACTTTTCTTTTTGCCGTTTCGTGCGCGAAAGAAAACAAACATCGATCATCGTCGGCAGATCAAGAACTGGCCAACTGTCTAGGCATGATTAAGAAAAAATCTTACGAAGATGGCCTTCTTTGTCTCGAAAATGTGAAGGCTCGATATCCAAGTTCACGAGCTGCCCAAGATGCTGAACTCAAAATTGCAGATTCTTATTTTCAACAAGAAGACTACTTGTTGGCAGCCGAGTCCTACATAGGCTACATCAAGCTTTATCCGCGAAATAAAAATGTCGACTACGCCTATTACCGCGCCGGCCTCTCGTACTATCACTCCAGTCCAAAGGCAATAGACCGCGATCAAGAATACTTGGCTGATGCCGTTGGCTATTTTGAAACTCTTATAACACACTACCCGCAAAGCCCCTATTTAAACATAGCGCAGAAGCTTCGCTTTGATAGTAGAGTGAAAATTGCGGAAAGACATTTTTATGTCGCCAAATTTTATTTTAAAACTAAAGAGTATGTTGCTTCAATTCCTCGCTTCGAAGAAATTGTAGAAAAATTTTCTGAAACCCCACACGTTCCCGAATCTTTGTTCCACATCGTAAAAGCGAACCTCAAATTAAAAAACCTTGAAGCAGCAAAAAATGCTTACGGAAAACTTGCTCTTGAACATGAAAAAAGCAAGTGGACCAAAAAGGCCGAATCAATTCTCATTCGTGCTAGCAAAAAAATGAAATAAAGGAGCACAATATGGATTCATTTCGAAAACTTATCGATCTTGGAAAAGAAGCCTTTGAAAAGCGTGATTATGACGATGCAGAAAGACACCTAAGAAAAGTTGCTAACGAACGGCCTCATTATGCAGACGTGATGAATATTTTGGGTGTCATTTGCCACATGAGTGGAAGGTTTACCGCCGCCACTTCTTATTTTCAAAAAGCTCTCAAAATCAACCCCAATTATACCGAAGCTCTGCTGAACCTCACGGTTTTGTATAATGATCTTGGAAAATATGAAGAAGCAAAAAAATTGTACTCTCACTTAAAAAAGAAATCTGGAAAACAACACGATATCGAACCGGTGCTAAAAGGAAAACTTTCAAACCTTCATGCTGAAATTGGCGATATTTACAGATCTATCTCTCTTTACCCCTTCGCCATTTGCGAATATGAAAAGGCACTCGAACTGAACCCTGCTTATTTAGACATTCGCACCAAATTGGGGCAGGCCCTCCGCGAAAATGGAGATCTTACACGTTCAAAAAATGAACTTGAGCAAGTGGTAAAAGCCAACACTCACTTTGGCCCTGGAAAAGTTCAGCTTGGAGTAACTTTGTATTGCGTGGATAAAGTGGGGGAAGCAAGAAAATTGTGGAAACAAGTTATCGATAAAAATCCAGAAAATGAATTTGCAAAGATGTACTTAAAGCTTTCTGAGTTCCAATCTCAAAAACCATCTTCTTCAGAAAAAAAATCTGCAAGCACATCAACAAAAGCCAAAAAGAAAAGCAGCGCAAAAAAAGTGGCGAAGAAAAAATCTGTGAAGAAGAAGTGATATATTTCTAAATCCAGGTTTTTATTTCCTCTCCACCAATTCAATGAGGCAAACAAAAATTGTTTGAGACAAGGCAGTTTGACGAAGCTTCCGGAGGCGTACTGTGTTGTACGTCGAGGAAAGCTGAGGAAAACTAACGCAGTATCAAGCAATTTTTGTTTGCCGACACTGCCAATACTACTTGGAAACGCGTTCTACGTATTCATTGGTCTCTGTATTCACGCGAATGGTTTCGCCAGCGTTTACAAATGGTGGCACCATTACAACTAAGCCTGTTTCCAAAAC
This genomic window contains:
- a CDS encoding carbamoyl phosphate synthase large subunit; amino-acid sequence: MKKKIEKVLVLGSGALKIGEAGEFDYSGSQAIKALKEEGVKTVLVNPNIATIQTSEGLADEVYFLPVTPEYVEKIIQKEKPDGILLSFGGQTALNCGVELERSGILKKYDVQVLGTPVSTIIKTEDRELFARELESIDVSIAKSKATTNIEEAKRAALEIGYPVMVRIAYALGGLGSGVCTDEKALLEKITAAFKYTNQILVEESLKGWKEVEYEIVRDKEDNCIAVCNMENFDPLGIHTGESIVVAPSQTLTNHEYHLLREVSIRTVKHLGIVGECNVQFALDPKSSRYRVIEVNARLSRSSALASKATGYPLAFVAAKIALGKSLLEIKNSVTGSTKACFEPALDYVVVKIPRWDLKKFRMVSKKLGSGMKSVGEIMAIGRKFEEALQKGLRMLEIGVDGLAASDQIQFKNLNQEIAAPTDERVFAVYQALLAGSDIDQLYKLSSIDPWFLSKLNNIANIEKSLQKADLFSEKTETSNALLKKAKEFGFSDKQIAKICKKEEADVRALRKKIGLLPFIKQVDTLAAEYPAQTNYLYSTYNGAESDVSFESGKQKKVMVLGSGAYRIGSSVEFDWCCVSCVQSLRKMGYQTLLVNCNPETVSTDYDECDRLYFEEITFETILDIYEKEKPSGIILAMGGQVANNLATKLSAEGVTLLGTQAKYIDNAENRHLFSGLLDKLHIVQPAWEELASLNDAISFANKVGYPVLVRPSYVLSGAAMAVATTDEQLKDFLEKATNLSPDYPVVISQYVLGAKEIEIDAVAKDGELKAYVISEHVENAGVHSGDATIVVPPQRMYLETLRKIKRIASDIAKALYIHGPFNIQFLAKDNGVSVIECNLRASRSFPFVSKVCGENLIDLATQVIMNQPLPEIKLKPFNLDYVGVKAPQFSFTRLEGADPTLSVEMSSTGEVGCIGDDFEDAFLKALMSVGFKFPIHSVLISAGPDESKVDLLESSRILTQMGITVYATQATADYLMQHDVKVQTLLSLSEQSDSVVDFIRDGKIDLVINIPNSYQRQSITDGYNIRRAAADFGVPLITNLQLAKRLVESIHRKPLEALSIKPWSSYH
- a CDS encoding carbamoyl phosphate synthase small subunit encodes the protein MSLLHQSTSQQTPITLLLEDGTIFPGFSFGAPADSFGEIVFNTGMVGYPESFTDPSYRGQILVLTYPLIGNYGVPDDSQTALREWFESDRVQISGLVVSEYSETHYHWQSHSGLSDWLVQQGVPGICGVDTRALTKHLRSKGTMRAKIIQEKNVPALQVKNLVFEPKTSRHVVSEVSVKTSITYDGGKKRIALIDCGCKNTIIHSLMKRGATVIRVPWNYDVTSLDVDGVLCSNGPGDPTANQATIRNLQKVLKAEIPLFGICLGNQLMSLAVGAKTYKLKFGHRSQNQPCFVVGTKRCYITSQNHGYAVDEKTLPSDWEPWFENANDGSNEGLRHKTKPFMSVQFHPEAMPGPVDTAFLFDEFLSMLG
- a CDS encoding peptidase, producing MKKKRFSFLTLLGIACLVSAGTIFALAHFGGIKPAITDDVVKSETVPAPQIKPASWFDNRPASFADLAERVSPAVVNISTQTTVKNNRQMPFRQFGPNDPFNDFFNRFFDQMPEEEKRNSLGSGVIIEENGTILTNNHVISGADQIEVKLKDGRKYKAIVVGTDEKTDVAVIKIKEKAKLPTAVLGDSDSMRPGDWTMAIGNPFGLEQTVTVGVVSATGRVIGGGPYAKFIQTDASINPGNSGGPLFNLKGEVIGINTMIYATGQGIGFAIPINLAKQIAPQLEKDGKVTRGWLGVSIQEITPELAKSFGIKDEDGALIAEVFDGSPAAKLGIKRGDVITMFDGQKINDPYDLSLTVGNTIPGKEVDVIVLREGKEVQLKGKIGMNEDERLAEASPSASGGKADVLGLVTRSLSESDFQRYELPKGTSGVVIERVEPGSSAEAADVRSGDILLEMNGAKVTNMSSYKDLIKKLEKGKVVRLFLKRGIASIFVAFPLN